A window of the Blastopirellula sediminis genome harbors these coding sequences:
- a CDS encoding arylsulfatase: MIAALRIDRRALLIAATLSVIAPLGLKICNAAEKTPDRPNVIFLLADDLGYGDLGCFGQKLIKTPHIDQLAAEGMRFTQAYAGSTVCAPARCSLMTGLHTGHSAIRGNKELPGEGQTPMPGDTFTIAQLMKQAGYATGLIGKWGLGYPGSESTPNKMGFDYFYGYNCQRQAHEYYPEYLWRNDDKVMLLGKEYSHDLMADEMLQFVKQHQEEPFFLYVAFTIPHSKLQVPELGEYEDKEWSDPEKKVAAMITRMDKDVGRLMSLLKELKLDDNTLVFFASDNGAAHNFKRFDHSGPLKGRKRSMYEGGIRSPSIARWPGHIPAGVVSEQIWSFWDMMPTLADLTQQKLKVETDGISFLPAMVENRVVEHPPLYWEFHEGGFSQGARIGDWKAVRTGVGKPIEIYDLTQDIGEERNLAAERPELVKQFAAYLDSARVDSDNWKVKAKPKR; encoded by the coding sequence TTGATTGCTGCTCTTAGAATCGACCGTCGTGCGCTGCTGATTGCGGCGACTTTGTCTGTAATCGCGCCGCTTGGGCTGAAAATCTGCAACGCCGCGGAGAAAACCCCCGACCGGCCGAACGTGATCTTTCTGTTGGCGGACGATCTCGGCTACGGCGATCTAGGCTGCTTCGGTCAAAAGCTGATCAAGACGCCGCACATTGATCAGCTGGCTGCCGAGGGGATGCGATTCACCCAGGCGTATGCCGGTTCGACCGTCTGCGCTCCGGCTCGCTGCTCGCTGATGACCGGTCTGCATACCGGGCATAGTGCGATTCGGGGCAATAAGGAACTCCCCGGCGAAGGGCAAACCCCGATGCCCGGCGACACCTTTACGATCGCCCAACTGATGAAGCAGGCCGGCTACGCCACCGGACTGATCGGCAAATGGGGTCTTGGCTATCCCGGGTCGGAAAGTACGCCCAACAAAATGGGCTTCGACTATTTCTATGGATACAACTGCCAGCGCCAGGCGCATGAATACTACCCAGAATACCTGTGGCGGAACGACGACAAGGTGATGCTACTCGGCAAAGAGTACTCGCACGACCTGATGGCGGACGAGATGTTGCAGTTCGTCAAGCAGCATCAGGAAGAGCCCTTCTTTCTGTACGTCGCGTTCACCATTCCTCACTCGAAGCTGCAAGTGCCAGAGCTGGGTGAGTACGAAGACAAAGAGTGGAGCGATCCCGAGAAAAAGGTGGCGGCGATGATCACCCGGATGGACAAGGATGTCGGCCGCTTGATGAGCCTCTTGAAAGAGTTGAAGCTCGACGACAACACGCTCGTCTTCTTCGCCAGCGATAACGGAGCGGCGCATAACTTCAAGCGATTTGATCACTCGGGCCCGCTGAAAGGTCGCAAGCGTTCGATGTACGAAGGGGGAATTCGCTCGCCCAGCATCGCACGTTGGCCCGGTCACATTCCGGCCGGCGTCGTCAGCGAGCAAATCTGGTCGTTCTGGGACATGATGCCGACCTTGGCCGATCTCACCCAGCAGAAGCTGAAAGTCGAAACCGACGGGATCTCCTTCTTGCCGGCGATGGTCGAGAACCGCGTCGTCGAACACCCGCCCCTTTACTGGGAGTTCCACGAAGGCGGCTTCTCGCAAGGGGCGCGGATCGGCGACTGGAAAGCGGTACGCACCGGAGTCGGAAAGCCGATCGAGATTTACGATCTCACCCAGGATATCGGCGAAGAGCGTAATCTGGCCGCCGAGCGTCCCGAGCTGGTGAAACAGTTCGCCGCTTATCTCGATTCGGCCCGCGTCGATTCCGATAACTGGAAGGTAAAAGCGAAGCCGAAGCGTTAA
- a CDS encoding peroxidase family protein yields METVSEVRYEQLEQRAMFAVAQLGEDATELGPAGSSTLITGQILSENNEPLAGVPVELAGRMTVTDSQGFFTIELPWSALPTDSFNIPVPAGDPYFDPYNTGTVTIPMQRARYDGTTGDSVANPLQHQNLITSFLDASMVYGSDADRAAALRTFVDGKLKTSDGELLPLNNLATFPDGMLDNDNAGPYDAASLFVGGDVRANENVALTSLHTLLVREHNRLADEIKTASPSLTDEEIYQQARRLVGGIVQQITYYEYLPIMLGTNALPTYSGYDDAVDPAVSAIFSSAAYRVGHTQLFSEIQRLDENLDSLPGGSLELKFAFFNPQAVADDGIEPYLRGLFQSQSEEIDAFVIDDVRNFLFGPPGAGGLDLPAINIQRGRDFGLPSYNQARLDFGLPAVTSFSEITSDPVVAMRLEAAYGDVDLIDVWVGGIAEDHVAGAQVGPLFQKIIADQFERSRDGDRFYFENGQFTAAELALIQGTTLTSLIERNTSITGMNSNAFLLSGAGTSPTANPTLATIVSTDYRTADGSGNNLLDPSAGATNDNLALNFTVSYGDGYFTPAGADRPGTREISNTVMAQSASVPNSGGTSGFFVFWGQLLDHDLDLTPGGVSNDLNIDGSAYVDPVTNVTYEYTSGKVNVLLGHEVYSGAENVILPAIQLAQDESESGHVFAHFSGDIKFPGLPQTFDISVSASDFSMAEGGIKIGWKVIATGGSSLDPAAVLIFNSQGQLVPRSIVWQNTPSDGNSSFVMANLTPGDYHIVVTGQNGTTGSFILQALLTGDSEGGGTVSVLNVVRALEHAIASSISGSASNYLLSRFDVDLDGFLTESDIEYMAGNLWSGTTLQPIYLSAQLDPASDTGILGDGITSTAMVHLCGVATPGALVTVDVNGDGVIDGQMIAGMYENGASYGFDVTLTEGANHVIVTATDEFGQTLTRKLTLTLDTIAPHVVATGPSSDGLVVSANTSNFTLQVQLNEFAPLSDILAAMTVIGNISGIVTPLNPRWNNLTRIFSFDLSGSLPDTSFSVVFGSAFTDPAGNPFTAYSFSFQRAVVSGNSQFSQVLAAGIEYFEMVGSSVYFSSEYVDEVLSLIDLLEGESTDSENLADEDVDQVFAEDTSMEEIV; encoded by the coding sequence ATGGAAACGGTTTCCGAAGTTCGATACGAGCAGCTCGAACAGCGGGCCATGTTCGCCGTGGCGCAGCTTGGCGAAGACGCGACCGAGCTGGGACCGGCCGGCTCCAGCACGTTGATCACGGGGCAAATCCTCAGCGAGAACAACGAGCCGCTCGCAGGCGTACCGGTCGAGTTGGCTGGTCGCATGACGGTGACCGACTCGCAAGGCTTTTTCACCATCGAGTTGCCCTGGAGCGCCTTACCCACCGACTCTTTCAATATTCCCGTTCCGGCAGGCGATCCCTACTTTGATCCGTATAACACGGGAACCGTCACCATACCGATGCAGCGCGCTCGGTACGATGGGACGACCGGCGATAGCGTGGCCAATCCGCTGCAACATCAAAACCTGATCACCAGCTTCCTCGACGCGAGCATGGTCTATGGGAGCGATGCTGATCGCGCCGCGGCGCTGCGCACGTTTGTGGACGGCAAGCTGAAGACGAGCGACGGCGAACTGCTGCCGCTCAACAATCTGGCGACGTTCCCGGACGGCATGCTCGACAATGACAACGCGGGTCCGTACGACGCAGCGAGCTTGTTCGTCGGCGGCGACGTGCGGGCCAACGAAAACGTCGCTCTCACGTCGCTTCACACGCTGCTGGTGCGCGAGCACAATCGCCTGGCCGACGAAATCAAAACGGCGAGTCCTTCGCTGACCGATGAAGAGATCTACCAGCAAGCGCGCCGCCTGGTTGGCGGGATCGTGCAGCAGATTACCTATTACGAATATCTGCCGATCATGCTTGGTACGAACGCTTTGCCGACGTATTCCGGCTACGATGACGCGGTAGATCCCGCCGTGAGCGCAATATTCTCCAGCGCCGCTTACCGCGTTGGACACACGCAGTTGTTCAGTGAGATCCAGCGTCTGGACGAGAACCTCGATTCATTACCTGGCGGATCGCTAGAGCTGAAGTTTGCGTTCTTCAATCCACAAGCGGTTGCCGATGACGGTATCGAACCCTATTTGCGAGGTTTGTTCCAGAGCCAATCAGAAGAGATCGACGCTTTCGTGATCGACGACGTGCGGAACTTCCTGTTCGGCCCGCCCGGCGCCGGCGGACTCGACCTGCCCGCAATTAATATTCAGCGCGGTCGCGATTTTGGCTTGCCCAGCTATAACCAGGCGCGGCTTGATTTCGGTCTCCCGGCCGTCACCTCGTTCAGCGAGATTACGTCCGATCCTGTCGTCGCGATGCGTTTGGAAGCGGCTTATGGTGACGTCGACTTGATCGACGTATGGGTCGGCGGCATCGCCGAAGATCACGTCGCCGGCGCCCAAGTTGGTCCTCTCTTCCAGAAGATCATCGCCGACCAGTTTGAACGCTCTCGGGACGGCGACCGCTTTTACTTTGAAAACGGTCAGTTTACCGCCGCTGAATTGGCGCTAATCCAAGGGACCACGCTGACGTCGTTGATCGAGCGAAACACGTCGATCACCGGAATGAACTCCAACGCATTTTTGCTGAGCGGAGCCGGGACGTCGCCGACCGCCAATCCTACGTTGGCGACGATCGTTTCGACCGACTACCGAACTGCGGACGGCTCCGGTAACAATTTGCTTGATCCGAGCGCCGGGGCGACGAATGACAATCTCGCGCTAAACTTCACCGTCTCCTACGGCGACGGTTACTTTACGCCGGCCGGCGCCGATCGTCCCGGCACGCGCGAGATCAGCAATACCGTCATGGCCCAGTCGGCGTCGGTTCCAAACTCCGGGGGAACGAGCGGCTTCTTCGTCTTCTGGGGACAGTTGCTTGATCACGACCTCGATTTGACCCCCGGCGGCGTCAGCAACGATCTGAACATCGACGGCTCCGCTTACGTCGACCCGGTGACCAACGTCACCTACGAGTACACCTCCGGCAAGGTGAACGTTTTGCTGGGGCACGAGGTTTACTCCGGCGCCGAAAACGTCATTCTCCCTGCGATCCAACTTGCGCAGGACGAATCGGAATCGGGGCACGTATTCGCCCACTTCTCGGGCGATATCAAGTTTCCGGGACTGCCGCAGACGTTCGACATTTCCGTTTCGGCCAGCGACTTCAGCATGGCTGAAGGTGGGATCAAGATCGGCTGGAAGGTGATCGCGACTGGAGGGAGTTCGCTCGATCCAGCGGCGGTTTTGATTTTTAATTCACAGGGACAGCTCGTTCCGCGGAGCATCGTCTGGCAAAATACGCCCAGCGACGGCAACTCCAGCTTCGTCATGGCCAACCTGACTCCCGGCGATTATCACATCGTCGTCACCGGCCAGAATGGAACGACCGGCAGCTTCATTTTGCAGGCCTTGCTCACTGGAGATTCGGAAGGGGGCGGTACGGTCAGTGTTCTGAATGTCGTCAGAGCCTTGGAGCACGCGATTGCGTCCAGCATCTCCGGTAGCGCCAGCAACTACTTACTTTCGCGATTCGATGTCGATCTCGACGGTTTTCTGACCGAATCGGACATCGAATATATGGCCGGTAACCTTTGGAGCGGCACCACGCTGCAGCCGATCTACTTGTCGGCGCAATTGGATCCCGCCTCCGATACCGGCATTCTCGGCGATGGAATCACTTCGACCGCGATGGTGCATCTGTGCGGCGTCGCCACGCCGGGTGCGCTGGTCACCGTTGACGTCAACGGTGACGGCGTGATCGACGGGCAAATGATCGCCGGCATGTACGAAAATGGGGCGAGCTACGGCTTCGACGTGACGCTGACCGAAGGAGCGAATCACGTCATCGTGACCGCGACCGACGAGTTCGGTCAGACGCTCACCCGCAAGCTGACATTGACGCTAGATACGATCGCGCCGCACGTCGTCGCAACCGGGCCGAGCTCCGACGGCCTGGTCGTTAGCGCCAACACCAGCAACTTCACCCTTCAGGTGCAGCTGAACGAATTCGCGCCGCTCTCCGATATCCTGGCGGCGATGACCGTCATCGGGAATATCTCCGGCATCGTCACGCCGCTCAATCCGCGCTGGAATAATTTGACGCGGATCTTCAGCTTCGATCTGAGCGGGTCGCTGCCGGATACCAGCTTCTCGGTCGTGTTCGGCAGCGCCTTCACCGATCCTGCCGGCAACCCATTCACGGCGTACAGCTTCTCGTTCCAACGGGCGGTCGTCTCCGGCAACTCGCAGTTCTCGCAAGTGTTGGCGGCCGGAATCGAATACTTCGAGATGGTCGGCAGCTCGGTCTACTTCAGCAGCGAGTATGTCGACGAGGTCCTCTCGTTGATCGACTTGCTCGAAGGAGAATCAACCGATTCGGAGAACCTGGCCGACGAGGATGTCGACCAGGTGTTTGCGGAAGATACCAGCATGGAAGAAATCGTCTAG
- a CDS encoding DUF1559 domain-containing protein, which translates to MTSRNLSQTAAARRGFTLVELLVVIAIIGVLIALLLPAVQQAREAARRMQCRNNLKQMGLALHNYHDIHGSFPAGYYRHNDDSSVSAFNGPGWGWGAMILPQIEENNRFDGLSPNTRPASDDASILTYSQSPISAYRCPSTPGGDLNESLPSSSTVPAHGLSTYKGVFGDRNTQASYSSTLPNCSYYAGSCVDGGNGVFSPNSKVRFRDITDGTTNTVMVGEVPYGPNGTTNSSGSLIDYRGAVWIGITANGASSAGVRSNVATIQTFRGVIASGSTSKEYIINGTNSNAFGSHHSGGAQFVLADASARFIAATIDPALVNRIAVRDDGEVVGEF; encoded by the coding sequence ATGACTTCGCGAAATCTCTCGCAGACCGCTGCCGCTCGTCGCGGGTTTACGCTGGTCGAACTGCTGGTCGTGATCGCCATCATCGGCGTGTTGATCGCTCTCCTCTTGCCGGCGGTACAACAAGCCCGCGAAGCGGCCCGACGGATGCAGTGCCGCAACAACCTGAAGCAGATGGGCTTGGCCCTGCACAACTACCACGACATTCATGGGTCGTTTCCGGCCGGATACTATCGTCACAATGACGACTCGAGCGTTTCGGCCTTCAATGGTCCAGGCTGGGGTTGGGGAGCGATGATTCTGCCCCAAATCGAAGAGAACAACCGGTTCGACGGGCTCAGCCCTAACACGCGTCCGGCCTCGGATGACGCGAGCATTCTCACCTATTCGCAGTCGCCGATCAGCGCCTATCGTTGTCCGAGCACCCCGGGCGGCGACCTGAACGAGTCGCTTCCCAGTTCGTCGACCGTGCCGGCGCATGGCCTTTCGACCTACAAAGGGGTCTTCGGCGATCGCAACACGCAAGCGAGCTACAGCTCGACGCTCCCGAATTGCTCCTACTACGCGGGCAGTTGCGTCGATGGCGGCAATGGCGTTTTCTCGCCCAACAGCAAAGTTCGCTTCCGCGATATTACGGACGGCACCACCAACACGGTCATGGTCGGCGAGGTCCCCTACGGTCCGAACGGAACGACCAACAGCTCCGGCTCGTTGATCGACTATCGTGGCGCCGTCTGGATCGGCATCACAGCCAACGGCGCTTCGTCGGCCGGCGTCCGTAGCAACGTCGCGACGATTCAAACCTTCCGCGGAGTCATCGCCAGCGGTTCGACCAGTAAAGAGTACATCATCAACGGCACCAACAGCAACGCGTTCGGTTCGCATCATAGCGGCGGCGCGCAGTTCGTGCTGGCGGACGCCAGCGCTCGTTTCATCGCCGCGACCATCGATCCAGCTTTGGTCAACCGGATTGCGGTCCGCGATGACGGCGAAGTGGTCGGCGAATTCTAA